The following are encoded together in the Azospirillum lipoferum 4B genome:
- the queF gene encoding preQ(1) synthase codes for MTENIYAGLTQLGGSTVQPRTPEEAVLERVPNPNPGDPYCVRFTAPEFTSLCPITGQPDFAHLVIDYVPGDWLVESKSLKLFLTSFRNHGAFHEACTVGIGKRLVDELSPVWLRIGGYWYPRGGIPIDVFFQTGEPPKGVWIPSQDVPTYRGRG; via the coding sequence ATGACTGAAAACATCTATGCCGGCCTGACCCAGCTCGGCGGCTCCACCGTCCAGCCCAGGACCCCGGAAGAGGCGGTGCTGGAACGGGTGCCGAACCCGAATCCCGGCGATCCCTATTGCGTGCGCTTCACCGCGCCGGAATTCACCTCGCTCTGCCCGATCACCGGCCAGCCGGACTTTGCCCATCTGGTCATCGACTATGTGCCGGGCGACTGGCTGGTCGAATCGAAGTCGCTGAAGCTGTTCCTGACCAGCTTCCGCAACCACGGTGCCTTCCACGAGGCCTGCACGGTCGGCATCGGCAAGCGGCTGGTGGACGAGCTGTCGCCGGTGTGGCTGCGCATCGGCGGCTATTGGTATCCGCGCGGCGGCATCCCCATCGACGTCTTCTTCCAGACCGGCGAGCCGCCGAAGGGCGTCTGGATCCCGTCGCAGGACGTCCCGACCTACCGTGGCCGCGGCTAA
- a CDS encoding methyl-accepting chemotaxis protein: protein MTIGTRIALGFATVLLLTVGVAFVGWNSLSTYAERVDLAAHTADLDTRLKSVRLEEARFVTERDAKAAANVPGMLDALQTEAQETRAALADGEGRRLLDEVRSGIDGYRAAFTNFVTLDSEAHARTASMEMRARALREIAEKIGKQQSERYDLNMASKRDADAELRHAMDTAERANRVIERVLEVRRQQSELRRNAEEALATQIVEALDELVQTTDTVAKDLVGTNDEALAARIADDTRAYRDAVQALRGKGAAALADAGVAAGLDEAAHGVQERAVELQQNQAIVTEALREASKFAQSEVNEAVMLRGLAMRLVQGAQAAMLGQRDFLLSGTSDATAGAKAAVGAAVKEILDIAGQAGAVLVDQEGRALIAAITDAARAFDSEFAALSAAAAKQHEASAAMAQASAAVSGQVGRLVTLQREDREAGRASAGMVIAVGAAVALLLGALMAWIIDRAITHPLHAMTGAMGRLAEGDLTVEIPGGDRKDEMRHMADAMTIFKDNALEMQRMEREREEMRIQIDADRRRTMNEFANGFEQAVSGVVMSLTESAGSLGRDAQEMSSDAALTTAKSSAVATASQQATANVQTVAAAAEQLSASIAEISRQLNASSATASGAADKAVQTNSIVEGLSLAAERIGQVVGLIGEIAEQTNLLALNATIEAARAGEAGKGFAVVATEVKNLAGQTAKATEEISAQVAEMQTATSSAVAAIRTISEAVTAISGTVTDIAHEMEQQGSATREIAQNVQQAAEGTQQVMRNIAEVTTAATKTGGAADAVLNASRTLTAQADRLRGEVQGFLDKVRTA, encoded by the coding sequence ATGACGATCGGAACGCGGATCGCGCTTGGCTTCGCCACCGTGCTCCTTCTGACGGTTGGCGTGGCGTTCGTCGGCTGGAACAGCCTCAGCACCTATGCCGAGCGTGTCGATCTGGCGGCCCACACAGCCGATCTCGACACGCGGCTGAAGTCGGTGCGGCTGGAGGAGGCGCGCTTCGTTACCGAACGCGACGCCAAGGCCGCGGCCAATGTTCCCGGCATGCTGGACGCCCTGCAGACCGAGGCGCAGGAGACGCGCGCGGCACTCGCCGACGGCGAAGGCCGGCGCCTGCTGGACGAGGTACGTTCGGGCATCGACGGCTACCGCGCCGCCTTCACCAACTTCGTCACCCTGGACAGCGAGGCGCACGCCCGCACCGCCAGCATGGAAATGCGCGCACGCGCACTGCGCGAGATCGCCGAGAAGATCGGCAAGCAGCAGTCGGAGCGCTATGACCTGAACATGGCCAGCAAGCGCGACGCCGACGCCGAACTGCGCCATGCCATGGACACCGCCGAGCGCGCCAACCGCGTGATCGAACGGGTGCTGGAGGTCCGCCGCCAGCAGAGCGAACTGCGGCGCAACGCCGAGGAGGCGCTGGCCACCCAGATCGTGGAGGCGCTGGACGAGCTGGTGCAGACCACCGACACCGTCGCCAAGGACCTTGTCGGCACCAATGACGAGGCGCTGGCGGCAAGGATCGCCGACGATACCCGCGCCTACCGCGACGCGGTGCAGGCCCTGCGCGGCAAAGGGGCCGCGGCGCTGGCCGATGCCGGGGTGGCCGCCGGGCTGGACGAGGCCGCCCACGGCGTGCAGGAACGCGCCGTGGAGCTTCAGCAGAACCAGGCCATCGTGACCGAAGCGTTGCGCGAAGCCTCCAAATTCGCCCAGAGCGAAGTGAACGAGGCGGTGATGCTGCGCGGGCTGGCGATGCGCCTGGTGCAGGGTGCCCAGGCCGCGATGCTGGGCCAGCGCGATTTTCTGCTGTCCGGCACGTCGGACGCCACGGCCGGCGCAAAGGCGGCGGTCGGCGCGGCGGTCAAGGAGATCCTCGACATCGCCGGACAGGCTGGAGCCGTGCTGGTCGACCAGGAAGGGCGCGCACTGATCGCCGCCATCACCGACGCCGCCCGCGCTTTCGATTCGGAATTCGCAGCGCTATCGGCCGCCGCCGCCAAGCAGCATGAGGCGTCGGCGGCTATGGCGCAGGCCTCTGCCGCGGTCAGCGGACAGGTCGGCCGGCTGGTCACCCTCCAGCGTGAGGACCGCGAGGCCGGCCGCGCCAGCGCCGGTATGGTGATCGCCGTCGGCGCGGCGGTCGCCCTGCTGCTGGGCGCGCTGATGGCCTGGATCATCGACCGTGCGATCACCCACCCGCTGCACGCCATGACCGGCGCCATGGGCCGGTTGGCCGAAGGTGACCTGACGGTCGAGATCCCCGGCGGCGACCGCAAGGACGAGATGCGCCACATGGCCGATGCCATGACCATCTTCAAGGACAATGCCCTGGAGATGCAGCGGATGGAGCGCGAACGCGAGGAAATGCGCATCCAGATCGATGCCGACCGCCGCCGCACCATGAACGAGTTCGCCAACGGCTTCGAGCAGGCGGTGTCCGGCGTGGTGATGTCGCTGACCGAGTCGGCGGGGTCGCTGGGCCGCGACGCGCAGGAGATGTCGTCCGATGCGGCGCTGACCACCGCCAAGTCCTCCGCCGTCGCCACCGCTTCGCAACAGGCGACGGCGAATGTCCAGACCGTCGCCGCCGCAGCGGAACAGCTGTCCGCCTCCATCGCCGAGATCTCGCGCCAGCTGAACGCCAGTTCCGCCACCGCATCCGGTGCCGCCGACAAGGCGGTGCAGACCAACAGCATCGTCGAGGGCCTGTCGCTCGCCGCCGAGCGGATCGGTCAGGTCGTCGGGCTGATCGGCGAGATCGCCGAGCAGACCAATCTACTGGCGCTGAACGCCACCATCGAAGCGGCCCGCGCCGGCGAGGCCGGCAAGGGCTTCGCCGTGGTGGCGACGGAGGTGAAGAATCTCGCCGGCCAGACCGCCAAGGCGACGGAGGAGATCTCCGCCCAGGTCGCGGAAATGCAGACCGCCACCTCCAGCGCCGTGGCGGCCATCCGCACCATTTCGGAAGCGGTGACCGCCATCAGCGGCACCGTCACCGACATCGCCCACGAAATGGAGCAGCAGGGCAGCGCAACCCGCGAGATCGCCCAGAATGTCCAGCAGGCGGCCGAAGGCACCCAGCAGGTGATGCGCAACATCGCCGAAGTGACCACCGCCGCCACCAAGACCGGCGGCGCCGCGGATGCGGTCCTGAATGCCAGCCGCACGCTGACCGCCCAGGCCGACCGCCTGCGCGGCGAGGTGCAGGGCTTCCTCGACAAGGTGCGGACGGCGTAG
- the tgt gene encoding tRNA guanosine(34) transglycosylase Tgt, with product MTGIGFDLLATDGRARRGRVTTAHGTIETPAFMPVGTAATVKAMTTDAVASTGAEILLGNTYHLMLRPTAERVAQLGGLHRFMNWNKPILTDSGGFQVMSLSDLRTMSEEGVTFKSHLDGSRHHLTPERSIQIQHMLDSNITMCLDECTPFPATEAQAESSMRLSMRWARRSKDAFVERPGYGLFGIVQGGIYPEQRAESVAALTDIGFDGYAIGGLAVGEGQETMFRVLDFTEPLMVKDRPRYLMGVGRPSDLIGAVRRGVDMFDCVMPTRSGRTGQAFVRRGTINIRNARHAHDERPLDAECGCPACRSYSRGYLHHLFKADEMLGPMLLTWHNLHYYQDVMRTMRQAIADGNFEEVAGAMEARLNEGDIEATVDPIAKPGKPPKQGRPPKAGKDSDPPKAGKDSAPPKAGKDSAPPKIGREAEEKTDD from the coding sequence ATGACCGGCATCGGCTTTGACCTTCTGGCGACCGACGGGCGGGCGCGGCGCGGCCGCGTGACCACCGCCCACGGCACCATCGAGACGCCGGCCTTCATGCCGGTGGGCACCGCGGCGACGGTGAAGGCGATGACCACCGACGCGGTGGCCTCGACCGGTGCGGAAATCCTGCTCGGCAACACCTATCACCTGATGCTGCGTCCGACGGCGGAGCGGGTGGCGCAGCTGGGCGGCCTGCACCGCTTCATGAACTGGAACAAGCCGATCCTGACCGACAGCGGCGGCTTCCAGGTGATGAGCCTGTCCGACCTGCGCACCATGTCGGAGGAAGGCGTCACCTTCAAATCGCACCTGGACGGCAGCCGCCATCACCTGACGCCGGAACGCTCGATCCAGATCCAGCACATGTTGGACAGCAACATCACCATGTGCCTGGACGAGTGCACGCCCTTCCCGGCCACCGAGGCGCAGGCCGAATCCTCCATGCGCCTGTCGATGCGCTGGGCGCGGCGCAGCAAGGACGCCTTCGTCGAGCGGCCGGGCTATGGCCTGTTCGGCATCGTCCAGGGCGGCATCTATCCGGAGCAGCGGGCGGAGAGCGTGGCCGCCCTGACCGACATCGGATTCGACGGCTACGCCATCGGCGGGCTGGCGGTCGGCGAGGGGCAGGAGACCATGTTCCGCGTGCTGGACTTCACCGAGCCGCTGATGGTCAAGGACCGCCCGCGCTACCTGATGGGCGTCGGCCGGCCGAGCGACCTGATCGGTGCGGTGCGGCGCGGCGTCGACATGTTCGACTGCGTGATGCCGACCCGCTCGGGCCGCACCGGACAGGCCTTCGTCCGCCGCGGCACCATCAACATCCGCAACGCCCGCCATGCCCATGACGAGCGCCCGCTCGACGCCGAATGCGGCTGCCCCGCTTGCCGCAGCTACAGCCGGGGCTATCTGCATCATCTGTTCAAGGCCGACGAGATGCTGGGGCCGATGCTGCTGACCTGGCACAACCTGCATTACTACCAGGACGTGATGCGGACGATGCGGCAGGCCATCGCCGACGGCAACTTCGAGGAGGTGGCCGGCGCCATGGAAGCCCGCCTGAACGAAGGCGACATCGAAGCGACCGTGGACCCCATCGCCAAGCCCGGCAAGCCGCCGAAACAGGGCCGCCCGCCGAAGGCGGGCAAAGACAGCGATCCGCCGAAGGCGGGCAAAGACAGCGCCCCGCCGAAGGCGGGCAAAGACAGCGCCCCGCCGAAGATCGGGCGGGAGGCAGAGGAAAAGACCGATGACTGA
- a CDS encoding GNAT family N-acetyltransferase has translation MSRDLFDRYAALFGLDSIRVLRRPQCTGTTPVACAAHWMMDQWFGGRPVPVQAVAMVAVDPALRGAGHGKAMMHALLMEAHAAGAVLSVLCPATLPFYRGLGYGCGGITCQWSAPPTAFAAPRSVAAVLRPADPLDAAPLALLRRPLLADGNGLPERTEALWTLALCPDGDPADLFRDDDGYIAILPPRERRLAVADHCLPSGASLGGATALLAGFRAQVDRVTWSGGPEDLLALLAGDGLRLEGREEWLVRPLNVAAALEKRGYPAGLTETATFEVKDSLTFGNCGLYRLEVAHARGNISQIEQVVETPARMEIGTFASLFTGHASARALWRAGLLYGEEKMIDRLQRIFCGAAPWMPDRF, from the coding sequence CTGTCGCGCGACCTGTTCGACCGTTATGCGGCTCTGTTCGGCCTCGACAGCATCCGGGTGCTGAGACGTCCGCAATGCACCGGCACCACCCCGGTGGCCTGTGCCGCGCACTGGATGATGGACCAGTGGTTCGGCGGGCGGCCGGTTCCGGTACAGGCGGTCGCCATGGTGGCGGTCGATCCCGCACTGCGCGGCGCCGGCCATGGCAAGGCAATGATGCACGCGCTGCTGATGGAGGCGCATGCCGCCGGAGCGGTCCTGTCGGTCCTCTGCCCCGCCACGCTGCCCTTCTATCGCGGACTGGGGTACGGATGCGGAGGCATCACCTGCCAGTGGAGCGCACCGCCCACCGCCTTCGCCGCGCCGCGTTCCGTCGCCGCGGTGCTTCGGCCGGCGGATCCGCTCGACGCCGCGCCGCTGGCCCTACTCCGCCGTCCATTGCTGGCCGACGGGAACGGGTTGCCGGAACGGACGGAGGCACTGTGGACGCTTGCCCTCTGTCCGGACGGCGATCCGGCCGACCTCTTCCGCGACGACGACGGATACATCGCTATCTTGCCGCCACGGGAACGGCGGCTTGCGGTCGCCGACCACTGCCTGCCCTCCGGCGCATCGCTGGGCGGGGCGACGGCCCTGCTGGCAGGCTTCCGCGCCCAGGTGGACCGGGTAACATGGTCCGGCGGCCCCGAGGACCTTCTGGCGCTCCTGGCCGGCGACGGCTTGCGGCTCGAAGGACGGGAAGAATGGCTGGTCCGCCCGTTGAACGTTGCGGCGGCATTGGAGAAGCGCGGTTATCCGGCCGGCCTCACTGAAACGGCTACCTTCGAGGTAAAAGATTCCTTAACTTTCGGCAATTGCGGGCTCTATCGCCTTGAGGTTGCCCACGCGAGGGGGAATATCTCTCAAATCGAGCAAGTTGTCGAAACACCGGCCAGGATGGAGATCGGGACCTTCGCCAGTCTGTTCACAGGACATGCAAGCGCTCGCGCATTGTGGCGGGCGGGTTTGCTTTATGGTGAAGAAAAGATGATCGACAGGCTGCAGCGCATCTTTTGCGGCGCGGCACCCTGGATGCCTGACCGCTTCTGA
- the queG gene encoding tRNA epoxyqueuosine(34) reductase QueG produces MAAAKPTPLASADPARLRDAIRDRALAVGFDAVGFAPAALGPEARERLARFVAEGRHGDMGWMAERSDQRSHPQSLWDEARTVIALGTSYAPHDDPRRLAEHPDRGIVSVYARNRDYHDLIKGRLKTLAQWLAHQTKAGVKVFVDTAPVMEKPLAAQAGLGWQGKHTNLVSRDHGSWLFLGEIYTTLELPPDPPARDRCGSCDRCQTACPTAAFPAPYQIDARRCISYLTIEHKGPIPDELKPLMGNRIYGCDDCLAACPWNKFARATGEPAFLPRAELTAPRLADLAQLDDAGFRQVFSGSPIKRIGRDRFVRNVLVAIGNSGDPALRPVAAALCEDPSDVVREAAGWAAARLSGAADTHA; encoded by the coding sequence GTGGCCGCGGCTAAGCCCACTCCCCTGGCTTCCGCCGACCCGGCGCGGCTGCGGGACGCCATCCGCGACCGCGCGCTTGCGGTGGGTTTCGACGCGGTGGGATTCGCCCCCGCCGCGTTGGGACCGGAAGCGCGCGAACGCCTCGCCCGCTTCGTGGCGGAGGGGCGGCACGGCGACATGGGATGGATGGCCGAGCGCAGCGACCAGCGCAGCCATCCGCAATCCCTGTGGGACGAGGCGCGCACCGTCATCGCGCTGGGCACCAGCTACGCCCCCCACGACGACCCGCGCCGGCTGGCGGAGCATCCCGACCGCGGCATCGTTTCCGTCTATGCCCGCAACCGCGATTACCACGACCTGATCAAGGGGCGGCTGAAGACTCTGGCCCAATGGCTGGCGCACCAGACCAAGGCCGGGGTGAAGGTGTTCGTCGACACCGCGCCGGTGATGGAAAAGCCGCTGGCGGCGCAGGCAGGACTGGGGTGGCAGGGCAAGCACACCAATCTGGTGTCGCGCGACCATGGCTCCTGGCTGTTCCTCGGCGAGATCTACACGACGCTGGAACTGCCGCCCGACCCGCCGGCGCGCGACCGCTGCGGTTCCTGCGACCGCTGTCAGACCGCCTGCCCGACCGCCGCCTTTCCGGCGCCCTACCAGATCGACGCCCGGCGCTGCATCAGCTACCTGACCATCGAGCACAAGGGACCGATCCCCGACGAGCTCAAGCCGCTGATGGGCAACCGCATTTATGGCTGCGACGACTGCCTCGCCGCCTGTCCCTGGAACAAATTCGCCCGCGCGACGGGCGAGCCCGCCTTTCTTCCGCGCGCCGAACTGACGGCGCCGCGGCTGGCCGACCTTGCCCAGTTGGACGATGCCGGCTTCCGGCAGGTGTTCAGCGGCTCCCCGATCAAGCGCATCGGCCGCGACCGCTTCGTCCGCAACGTGCTGGTCGCCATCGGGAACAGCGGCGACCCGGCGTTGCGGCCGGTTGCGGCGGCTCTGTGCGAGGATCCGAGCGACGTGGTGCGCGAGGCTGCCGGATGGGCGGCGGCGCGGTTGAGCGGTGCGGCAGATACACACGCCTGA
- the queA gene encoding tRNA preQ1(34) S-adenosylmethionine ribosyltransferase-isomerase QueA, with the protein MKTADFDFDLPPDRIAEHPVRPRDAARLLEVGSTLRDLPLRDLIVRDLPALLQPGDLMVVNDTRVIPARLDGRRGEVAVEITLHKRLGEREWATFSKPGKRLKPGDTIDIADGFSAEVIAKDGMEVRLRFSAGGAELMEALHRHGRMPLPPYIRRKADEGDNADYQTVFAAREGAVAAPTAGLHFTPELLAALDARGVRRVPVTLHVGAGTFLPVKVDDIADHKMHSEWGEISPETAAAVNETRKAGGRIVSVGTTALRILETAGQPDGTLVPFSGDTDIFITPGYRFRIVDLLWTNFHLPKSTLFMLVCAFAGYDRMRAAYQHAIDTNYRFFSYGDASLLHRTDPS; encoded by the coding sequence ATGAAGACCGCCGATTTCGACTTCGACCTGCCGCCCGACCGGATCGCCGAGCATCCCGTCCGGCCGCGTGACGCCGCCCGCCTGCTGGAGGTGGGTTCCACCTTGCGCGACTTGCCCTTGCGCGACTTGATCGTGCGGGACCTGCCGGCGCTGCTGCAGCCGGGCGACCTGATGGTCGTCAACGACACCCGGGTCATCCCCGCCCGGCTCGACGGCCGGCGCGGCGAGGTGGCGGTGGAGATCACGCTGCACAAGCGGCTGGGCGAACGGGAATGGGCGACCTTCTCCAAGCCCGGCAAGCGACTGAAGCCCGGCGACACCATCGACATCGCAGACGGTTTCAGCGCCGAAGTGATCGCCAAGGATGGCATGGAGGTGCGTCTGCGCTTCTCCGCCGGCGGGGCGGAGCTGATGGAGGCGCTGCACCGCCATGGCCGGATGCCGCTGCCACCCTACATCCGCCGCAAGGCCGACGAGGGCGACAACGCCGATTACCAGACCGTCTTCGCCGCGCGCGAGGGCGCCGTCGCCGCTCCCACCGCCGGGCTGCACTTCACGCCGGAGCTGCTGGCGGCGCTGGACGCGCGCGGGGTGCGGCGGGTGCCGGTTACGCTGCATGTCGGCGCCGGCACCTTCCTGCCGGTGAAGGTCGACGACATCGCCGACCACAAGATGCACAGCGAATGGGGCGAGATCTCCCCGGAGACCGCCGCCGCGGTGAACGAGACGCGCAAGGCCGGCGGCCGGATCGTCTCGGTCGGCACCACCGCGCTGCGCATCCTGGAGACGGCGGGGCAGCCGGACGGGACGCTGGTTCCCTTCAGCGGCGACACCGACATCTTCATCACCCCCGGCTACCGTTTCCGCATCGTCGATCTCTTGTGGACGAACTTCCACCTGCCGAAATCGACCCTGTTCATGCTGGTCTGCGCCTTCGCCGGCTATGACCGCATGCGGGCGGCCTATCAGCACGCCATCGACACCAACTATCGCTTCTTCAGCTACGGCGACGCCTCGCTGCTGCACAGGACGGACCCATCATGA
- a CDS encoding CYTH domain-containing protein: protein MALEIERRFLVRKDIRHLCRDGVRIVQGYLPSDGISTVRVRIADDRATLTIKSLKHGACREEMEHPLSLDFARRLMLYACEGRVIHKTRYRHCQDGLCWEIDVFHGENTGLIIAEVELEDPDQTVPLPDWIGAEVTTLRAYGNSSLSRAPIQRWSSSAAA, encoded by the coding sequence ATGGCACTGGAAATCGAGCGACGATTCCTGGTTCGCAAGGATATCCGGCACCTCTGCCGGGACGGCGTGCGAATCGTCCAGGGATATCTGCCGTCCGACGGTATCAGCACGGTTCGCGTCCGCATTGCCGACGACCGTGCGACACTCACCATCAAATCCTTGAAACACGGCGCCTGCCGCGAAGAGATGGAGCATCCCCTATCGCTGGATTTTGCCCGGCGCCTGATGCTCTACGCCTGCGAGGGGCGGGTGATCCACAAGACGCGCTACCGTCATTGCCAGGATGGTCTGTGCTGGGAAATCGACGTCTTCCACGGGGAGAACACCGGCCTGATCATCGCAGAGGTTGAACTGGAAGACCCCGACCAGACCGTTCCGCTGCCTGACTGGATCGGGGCGGAGGTCACCACTCTGCGGGCCTACGGCAACTCGTCCCTGTCGCGCGCCCCCATCCAACGCTGGTCGTCGTCGGCGGCCGCCTAG
- a CDS encoding phosphatidylserine decarboxylase: protein MSAIDTVVVPIHRAGWPFIAGFAVVSLVLGLAVWAPLGWIGLVLTLWCAYFFRDPDRVTPTRPGLLVSPADGRVTMIVQAVPPKELGMGDKPLTRISVFLNVFNVHVNRVPADGTIVAAEYHKGTFVNAALDKASDENERMAFRHRLPDGREIAYVQIAGLVARRILWWVKAGQEVKAGERFGLIRFGSRTDIYLPDGVAPLVCVGQTAIGGETILADLDGTEAQRQGDVRR, encoded by the coding sequence ATGTCCGCCATCGATACCGTCGTCGTCCCCATCCACCGTGCCGGCTGGCCCTTCATCGCCGGATTCGCGGTGGTCTCCCTGGTTCTCGGTCTCGCCGTCTGGGCGCCGCTCGGCTGGATCGGGCTGGTCCTCACGCTCTGGTGCGCCTACTTCTTCCGCGATCCGGACCGCGTGACGCCGACCCGGCCCGGATTGCTGGTCAGCCCGGCCGATGGGCGCGTCACCATGATCGTCCAGGCCGTGCCGCCCAAGGAACTGGGCATGGGCGACAAGCCGCTGACCCGGATCAGCGTGTTCCTCAACGTCTTCAACGTCCACGTCAACCGCGTGCCGGCCGACGGCACCATCGTGGCGGCCGAATACCACAAGGGCACCTTCGTCAACGCCGCGCTCGACAAGGCCAGCGACGAGAACGAGCGGATGGCCTTCCGCCATCGCCTGCCCGACGGGCGCGAGATCGCCTATGTCCAGATCGCCGGTCTGGTGGCGCGCCGCATCCTGTGGTGGGTCAAGGCGGGGCAGGAGGTGAAGGCGGGCGAGCGGTTCGGCCTGATCCGATTCGGCAGCCGCACCGACATCTACCTGCCGGACGGCGTCGCCCCGCTGGTCTGCGTCGGCCAGACCGCCATCGGCGGCGAGACGATCCTGGCCGACCTGGACGGGACGGAAGCGCAACGGCAGGGGGATGTGCGTCGATGA
- a CDS encoding DUF29 domain-containing protein: protein MDGSSLYDRDFYAWANEQAALLRAGKLDAADIEHIAEEIESMGRRERRELLNRLRVLLRHLLVWTCLPSGQCGSWRSAITGDRKEIEYLLRDSPSLADKLDDLVAEAYLRARLDAVIRTGMDEATFPPECPWSFAEMMDESFWPDA, encoded by the coding sequence ATGGACGGAAGCAGCCTCTACGACCGCGATTTCTACGCCTGGGCGAACGAACAGGCGGCCCTCCTGCGGGCCGGCAAACTCGACGCGGCGGATATCGAGCACATCGCCGAGGAGATCGAGAGCATGGGGCGCCGGGAACGGCGTGAACTCCTCAACCGTCTCCGGGTCCTTCTTCGGCACCTGCTGGTTTGGACTTGCTTGCCGTCTGGACAGTGCGGTTCCTGGCGATCCGCCATCACCGGCGATCGCAAAGAAATAGAATATCTTTTGCGCGACAGCCCGAGCTTGGCAGACAAGTTGGATGACTTGGTGGCCGAAGCATACTTGCGGGCACGGCTCGATGCCGTCATCAGGACGGGCATGGACGAAGCGACCTTCCCGCCGGAGTGCCCCTGGAGCTTCGCCGAAATGATGGACGAGTCGTTCTGGCCGGATGCTTGA
- a CDS encoding CDP-alcohol phosphatidyltransferase family protein, with translation MKRPPVFRQQIFRPHRARRPGRPHPRLKGLSINHLLPNVLTVLALCSGLTAIRFAMQGRWEPAVIAIVIAAILDALDGRIARLLNGQSKFGEELDSLSDAISFGVAPAFMMYLWGLNGAGSLGWIASMAYAVCCALRLARFNSRLGVVDLPPWAYNYFTGVPAPAGAGLVLLPMILGFEIGPEFLGHPAVIVPWTLLIGGLMVSTLPTFSFKGARVPAQWVVPALAGVGLLAAMLVSQPWWTLSIVGLAYLSMLPFSVLQFRKLQSAAELMRTEIAEPGPDVEAGASPGTKPSDDTAAPGEEPRKPV, from the coding sequence ATGAAACGACCGCCCGTCTTCCGCCAGCAGATCTTCCGCCCGCACCGGGCGCGCCGCCCCGGCCGGCCGCATCCGCGGCTGAAGGGCCTGTCGATCAACCACCTGCTGCCGAACGTGCTGACGGTGCTGGCGCTCTGCTCCGGCCTGACCGCGATCCGATTCGCCATGCAGGGGCGGTGGGAGCCGGCGGTCATCGCCATCGTCATCGCCGCCATTTTGGACGCGCTCGACGGCCGGATCGCCCGCCTGCTGAACGGCCAGAGCAAGTTCGGCGAGGAGTTGGACAGCCTGTCCGACGCGATCAGCTTCGGCGTCGCGCCCGCCTTCATGATGTATCTGTGGGGGTTGAACGGCGCGGGCAGCCTGGGCTGGATCGCCTCCATGGCCTATGCCGTGTGCTGCGCGCTGCGTCTTGCCCGCTTCAACTCGCGACTCGGCGTGGTCGATCTGCCGCCCTGGGCCTACAACTACTTCACCGGGGTTCCGGCTCCGGCCGGTGCCGGCCTCGTCCTGCTGCCGATGATCCTGGGGTTCGAGATCGGGCCCGAGTTCCTCGGCCATCCGGCGGTGATCGTGCCCTGGACCCTGCTGATCGGCGGGCTGATGGTCAGCACCCTGCCGACCTTCTCCTTCAAGGGCGCCCGCGTGCCGGCACAATGGGTGGTTCCGGCACTGGCCGGCGTCGGCCTGCTGGCGGCGATGCTGGTCAGCCAGCCCTGGTGGACCCTGTCCATCGTCGGGTTGGCCTATCTGTCGATGCTGCCCTTTTCCGTCCTCCAGTTCCGCAAGCTGCAGAGTGCCGCGGAATTGATGCGGACGGAGATCGCGGAACCGGGGCCGGACGTTGAGGCCGGAGCCTCTCCCGGGACTAAGCCGTCGGACGATACCGCAGCGCCCGGAGAGGAGCCGCGGAAGCCGGTCTGA
- a CDS encoding DUF3309 family protein, with the protein MLGTILLIILILLLLGAVPAWPHSRGWGYGPSGILGVLLIVLIVLLLMGRL; encoded by the coding sequence ATGCTCGGCACGATACTGCTCATCATCCTGATTCTGTTGCTGCTCGGTGCCGTCCCGGCTTGGCCGCACAGCCGCGGCTGGGGGTATGGACCCAGCGGTATCCTCGGCGTGCTGCTGATCGTCCTGATCGTTCTGCTGCTGATGGGCCGGCTCTGA